GTTTGCCGGATATGTGAACAATCCAAATGTTGCGGGTGCAACGGTTCTCAGTTTGGGTTGTCAAAACCTTCAGGTGCAAATCTTTATGGATGCACTTCACGCTTTGGCCCCAAACAGCAAAAAACCGATTGTCGTATACGAACAGCAGAAATCCGGAACGATCGACGAAATGTTAACCGGTGTGATTAAAGATTCTTATGAAGGAATTAAAAAAGCCAACGATATTGAAAGAAAACCTGCACCCATCACCAAACTGAATATCGGTTTGGAATGTGGCGGTTCAGATGGTTTCTCAGGAATTTCAGCAAACCCTGTTTTAGGTGAAGTTTCCGATATTATGGCGGCAGTGGGCGGAACAACCATGCTTGCTGAATTCCCTGAATTGTGTGGAGTAGAGCAGGAGCTGGTGAACCGTTGTATCCACGATGAAGATGGTGTGAAATTCCTTAAACTGATGCAGGATTTTGAGAAATCTGTAGTCGCAGCAGGATCAGGTTTTGATATGAATCCATCTCCCGGAAACATTAAAGACGGTTTAATAACCGATGCTATGAAATCTGCAGGAGCCGCTAAAAAAGGAGGAGCCGCACCGATTGTGGAAGTGTTGGATTTTACAGAATATGCTACTAAACCTGGGCTTAACCTTTTATGTACCCCCGGAAATGATGCCGAATGTACCACCGCTTTGGTCGGTTCAGGAGCAACAGTTGTACTTTTCACAACAGGTCTTGGAACACCCATGGGAAATCCTATTTCGCCGGTGGTGAAGATTTCTTCAAACACGATTTTATCTGAGAAAATGTCAGATATCATCGATTTTAATGCAGGAACAGTGATTAGTGGAGACAAAACCATTCCTGAAGCAGCAGATGAATTGTTAGAATATATTATAAAAGTAGCAAGCGGCGAAGTAAAAACCAAAGCCGATCTACTGAATCAGAATGATTTCATCCCTTGGAGAAGGGGTGTTTCTTTATAATTATTGTTTTAATTATATAAATATTAGGGTTGAAAATGCTTCTTACTTCGGTGAGGAGCATTTTCTTTTAAACACGAGTAGCACTTTTTTACACGAATAAATATAAGTATAATCTAATCAAGATATTTATATCAATAGAAACGGGCTTTAGCCCGTTTAATGAATACACAATTCATATTGGCTTTAGCCAAAACTTAAATTAGTCCTCCATAATAAAAATGTCACAGACTAAAAATCCGTGACATAGGTATATTTTTAAGTGTTAATAATATTTATTGCTTTGCTACTTTATTTCCTATCCCCGTCAGTGAAGTGTTGGGTTTCCCGCTTTTTGTACCTGAAGTTTTATAGAATATGGTATTGTTACCTCCTTCCATTTCGATGTTATCTACTCTATCGATGTATACCGTATTTCCGGTTCCTGAAACAGAAATTTTCTTTGCACTCCCTTTTATGGTGATCGTATTATCGCCTCCTTCCACATCAACAGTACCTCCGTTAAGGGTATAAGTAAGCTTATGACCGATGCCTTCTACCTGTATTTTTTTATTGTTATCTGTTTTTTCTACCCCTTTAATGGATTCTGTTTTTCTGGATTGAGAAAAAACGGTTTCCGTTCCCAGAAAGAGAATCGCTAAGATTCCCGCTGTTTTCATCTTTTTCATATTGAATTTTAATTTAGTTGAAGGTAAATATAAGTATAAAATGAATTCTTATGGACTTTTTAAAAGTTAAATGATTATAAAATTGATGTAGACTTAGAATAAATAAGGTATGTTTTCATTTTAAATCAACGGCTATAGAATGCTCTTTTTTATATTTCCTCACAAGGGTGCGAACATACTGTCTAATATTTTAATCAGAAGTTCTAGGAGGATGTTTGTAAAAATCAACATCCGAAGCAGAGTGTAGATAAAAATAGTTTTGCGAGCGTAAAAAATCGTACTGCTCGTGTGTGAGACAAACAATTAATCATGTAGCTTATTTCCATTCGCAAAAGTTATGAGACTTTTAGAGAATAAAACTGTTCTTTAGTGGAAAATTCCAAGTATTGAATTTTTGTTTCTTAGGTTCCAAGACAAAAAAACAACTTTTTCTGAAGCTGTTTTTTATATAAGTTTAAATTCTTTTAGAATGATAATGATTAAAGCTGCCCTTTTTTAGAAGACTTCCTGATATAAATCTGCGGTTCCAGAACCACTTTTTTCTCAATGGAAATACCTGAGCTGTTTTCTTTTACTCTTTCCAGAAAAACCTGTCCTGCCATTTTTCCCATGGTCACCGGGGTTTGGTCTACAGAACTTATCGGAAGTTCCATAAACTGGGTAAATGGCTCATTGGAGAAACCGATCACGGCAACTTCTTCGGGAACTCTAATATGACGCTTTTTTAGTTCCTGACAGGCGCCCAATGCCGTAAAGTCACTCGACGAAAAGATAGCATCCGGAACCGATTTTTTATCCCATAGCTTTTTAATAGCATCAATTCCTGCATCGATAGAACTGCCTGTAGGCAAAATATTTTCTTCCTTTACAGGTAAATGGTGATCTACTAAGGCCTGTTTATAACCATTCAAACGGTTCTGATAGATTTCAAGATTCAGATCTCCCGCGAAATGACAAATGTTTTTGTAGCCTTCTTTAATTAAATGTTCAGTCGCAATATACCCTCCTCTGTAGTCGTCAATCACCACCGTGCTGATTCCTGAAATATCCTTTTTACGGTCAAAAAAGATAATCGGCGTATTGGTGGTATCTAAAATGTTCTGAATATGTTCTGTATCGATTGTCGTTTTAGAAACCGACATGAAAATGCCGTCCACCTGAGCGTTGAGTAAAGTATTCAGATGCTTTTTTTCAATATTTACATCTTCGTGGCTTTGGCAGATAATAACGTGATAGCCGAAAGGCGAAAGTTCTTCTTCAATTCCGCGAATCACCGAGGAGAAGAAATTGGTATTTACAAAAGGAACAATAATTCCTACGTTTTTGGTTTCTCCACTTTTTAAGGCCTTAGCAAGATTATTCTGCTTATAGTTCATTTCTTTTGCCGTCTTCTTTACAAGATCTTTTGTGGCCTGACTTATTCTCGGGTGATCGTTCAATGCTCTGGAAACAGTTGCCACACTGACATTTAGCTTCTTCGAAATATCATATATCGTGGCACTTTTTTTTATCATATAAGTTTTTTTATTGCTGTTTTCTATCCATCGGATGGATATACATTATTGACGTAAATTTAATCAAATAAAGCATATCTGTACTGTAAAAAAGTATTATTTTATAAGTAAATTTTCCGACGGGAAAACCTGATCATCATTTTTATCAATGCCGTCGGCTATTCGCTCGTTATTAACACGGATACTAATCCAGAAGGTACATTTTTTTATTCTTAAGGCTGATGCCTATTTTTTTTTCCGAACCAGTTGATGCTCGTTTTTCCTTCATAAATAAGACCTTCCACAAACATCACTTTCGGATCCTTCAGGGTTACATATTTATTCGAAATAGATGACAAAGAACCTTTAAAAAATTTTGTAACGACCTTTTCATCAAATTCACTTTTCTTTTCCAGAACTTGTAGTTTTTCTTTATCGATGTTTAAGGTTTTTATGAATTTATCACTAATCCAGAACGAATCATTTCCCGCTCTGGAATCTAATAAAACCTGAATTTTATATTGATCATTAAGCATGATATACGTGAAAATATCCAACGATTTATCCGCATTTGTGGTAATCTGAATATCAAATACCTTGGTGTTTTTTTCTTTGGAAAGATCAGTTAAATTAATTTCTTTTTTATCAAAATCAATAATAAAATCGGTTTCGCTGAACATGGGAAGTGAGATCAGTCCGTCGATCCCATTGAGTTTCATATCAAAAGTAGAGTAGGGAATGTTGGCGAATTTTTTTCCGGCAAACGAAACTTCACTGCTCTGAAATACCGGAATATCCATTCTTTCACCCGTTGCGCGGTAAGCAGTCAGGAAATTGTAGGTTGTTTTCTGTTTTAAATCTTTAGCAAAACTGTCAAAAAATAAATTGATTCCGCCTCCTGTGTCAAAAATAAAGTTCCCTTCTTTCCCTTCAATAGTAGCTTTCGCCACAATATGTCCGGAAGGAAGGAGCGTAATAGGTGTTTTTTGAGAAAATAAAAAACCGGATGCCGCAACAGCGAATAAGTAAAGTGTTTTTTTCATGGCTTAGTTTAAATTTAGCTTAATTCAGATGTTTATATCCGATTGAATGAATGGTTTAAAAATAATAAAATTCAATGAGGTTTGATCATGAATTTTAGAGTATGTTTAAGTTTTAATTTAAATGTAAAAAATATTCACGCGAGCAAAGAAGAACCAACAAATTGATTTGATAAAGCATGTTTTTAAGCTTAGTGAAGCAAATCGTAAGTAAAAATAATGAAGGACATCAAAAAATGATGTCCTTCACCTAACTAAGTGTGTATGATGTAAGAAATTTTTATTTTTTCCAAAGGGTTTCTATTTCCTCTAATGATTTTCCTTTCGTTTCAGGAACCATTTTCCAAACGAAAAGTAAGGATAAAACACTCATCACGCCGTAAAAGCCGTAAGTAAACGCCCCACTGAATTCCATCATGAAAGGATAAGTGGATGAAATTAAATAGTTGGCTGCCCATTGTGCGGCAACGGCAATTGCAATCGCCCCTCCTCTGATTTTGTTAGGGAAGAGTTCTGAGATTAAAACCCAGCAAATCGGCCCCCAGGACATCATGAAAGATGCCGTATAAACGATGATAAATACCAATGTTGCAATCCCGATTATATGCAGATAGGAGAAAATAGCAATGGCAAACATTCCGATCGCCATTCCGATGGAACCAACGATCAGTAAAGGTTTTCTTCCCCATTTATCAACGGTGAAAATCGCGACAACGGTAAAGACTACGTTAACCAATCCCATCACTACAGTCTGTAACATGGAAGCATCTTTATGAACGCCCATGCTTTCAAAAATCCTCGGTGCGTAGTACAAAGCAACGTTAATTCCCACAAACTGCTGAAAAACAGAAAGCAAAATCCCGATAATGATGACCGTTTTCCCGAAAGCGAAAATCTCACTTTTATGTTCGGCAACAGTGCCTTTTATTTCATTAAAAATCTGATGACCGCGAAGCTGACCATTGATTTTGGTTAAAATTTTAAGTGCTTCATCATCTTTTTTGATTAAGGTTAAATATCTCGGTGTTTCAGGAACAAAAAATAACAAAATTCCGAATAGCGCAGCAGGGATGGTTAATGATAAAAACATATAGCGCCAGCCGATATCATTAATCCACTCTACTGATTTTCCATCTGCGATTCCCCAGTTGACAAAATAAACCACCAGCATTCCGAAGATAATCGCAAACTGGTTTAATGAAACCAATCTTCCGCGAACTTCCGCCGGAGCAATCTCTCCGATATACATCGGGCAAACGGCTGAGGCTAACCCAACGCCGATTCCTCCGATAATTCGATAAAAGTTGAAGGCCAGCAAAACACCTATAGAATGTTCGCCGTGCTTGAAGAATAAAAATTCAGGATAAGCAGCTCCCAAAGCACTGATGAAAAATAAAAATGCAGCCAGCATCAAAGATTTTTTTCTTCCCAGTTTTGATGAAAAATATCCTGAAACAGCACCTCCGATAATACAGCCGATCAGTGCGCTCGAAATTGTGGCTCCGTGTGCCAGAGAACTCAATCCCAATGGGATGATCAGATATTCCTGAATAGACTTTTCTGCTCCGGAAATTACAGCCGTATCATAACCGAATAAAAGTCCGCCTAATGTCGCCACCAATGTCAGCACAGTAACATAGGTCATGTTGATCTCTGCTTTTGCTCCCGAAGAATATTGGGGTCCGGAATCTATTATTTGCATAGTTTCATGTAGTTTTAATTATGGTTAAATTTTTTTTAAACACAAATAGCACAACTATTTTCACTGATGACACAAATATTTTAGTATTGATATCTGTGCAGTTATTCGTGTCATTTATGTTTTGAAAAAACTATAAATACTGATTGATCAAACTTTCCAGATATTCCTGTTTTCCGCTTTCTCTGCCTACTTCTCCAAGACCTTCCGCGTGTGAAGCCAGATCAGTTAAGGAAAGTTTTCCTTCTGCAAAATCTTTTCCCTTCCCTGAATCGAAAGATGAATATCTGTTGGTTCTGATTTCTGTATATTTTGATTTTTCTAAAATAGCATCTGCTGCCAGAAATGCTCTTGCAAAATTGTCCATTCCACTGATGTGAGCAATGAAAATATCTTCAAGATCGGTTGAGTTTCTTCTGATTTTTGCATCGAAATTCACCCCCCCGCCCTGGAAACCTCCGGCTTGGATAATCACTAACATAGCCTGTGTCATTTCATACAAATCAACAGGGAACTGGTCTGTATCCCAACCATTTTGGTAGTCTCCACGGTTAGCATCAATGCTTCCCAATACGTTATTATCGGCAGCAACCTGCAGTTCATGTTCAAAAGTATGTTGAGCCAAAGTTGCGTGATTCACTTCAATATTAAGCTTAAAGTCATCCAATAAATCATATTGACGAAGGAAATTTAAGCAGGTTGCGGCATCAAAATCATATTGATGTTTTGTAGGTTCCATTGGCTTTGGTTCAAGGAAAAAGACGCCTTTAAATCCTTGTGAACGCGCGTAATCTTTGGACAAATGTAAAAATTGAGCCAAGTGTTCCTGCTCACGTTTCATATCGGTATTCAATAAAGACATATAGCCTTCACGACCACCCCAGAAAACGTAGTTTTCACCATTTAATTTAATGGTTGCATCCAACGCATTTTTAACCTGACCTCCCGCGTAAGCCAAAACATCAAAAGAGGGATTGGTAGCCGCCCCGTTCATAAATCTCGGATTTGAAAAGCAGTTGGAAGTTCCCCACAATAGTTTAACACCGGAAGCCGCCTGTTTTTCTTTAGCGTAATCGGTGATGAATTCTAATCTCTTTGTAGATTCAATGAAATTATCAGCTTCATCAATCAAATCATAATCATGGAAACAGTAGTAAGGAACGCCTAGTTTTGTGAAAAATTCGAATGCAGCATCCATTTTTTCGGTTGCTTTTTGCTTAACATCGCTGGACGTTAACCAATCAAATTGCTGAGTTCCCACACCGAACGGATCTCCCCCTGTTGCGCAGAATGTATGCCAGTAAGCGGTTGCAAATTTGAAATATTCCTTCATCGTTTTTCCGCGAACGATTTTATTTTCATCATAAAATTTAAAAGCCAGCGGATTATCAGATTCTCTTCCTTCAAACTGAATCTTTCCAATGCCTTTAAAATATTCTTTGTTGCCTGTTATAATAGCCATTATAGTGTTGTTTAATTTTTATTCTCATGCAATCGATTGCGCTTTTTGAACGATGTGATCCTAAAATTGAATTTGATCAAAATGTTTATTTTAGAAATTCTGGCTCAAAAAGAGTTTTCAATATAAAATGTTAATCAATGTTCATGATTTATTAATAATTGAAAGTCCCTAAATGTAATAATTTTATATAATATGCAATGAGATTTTTTAAATATCTTATTTTGTATGATAAGGGTGCTGTTATTTGATTATTTTACAAGTGGATAAGACTTGATTTACCTGTTATTTTTTACGATAAAAAATGAATTTTACACGGTTTTAATGGAGTTTGTTTTTCCCGATTTTATCACTGACTTTCTAATTTTTGGAAATTGACGGAAAATTTTGAATGGTCTCCTCTGCATTTTTCTTTAAATATTCTATTTTTGGGTATGAATAATAGGAACCGCGGGAAAAATACGGGTGATGATGATCTTTTTGGTTCAGAAAAACAGATCGAAAAGCTAAAAAAGGCTGTTCGCGATGTAAAATATCTTCTGAGCCACGGATACGCTGAAAAAGCGAGCTGTGATCTGGCGGGAAACCGATATCGATTGAAAACGAGACAGATTCAGGCTTTTCGGGGAGCTGCGGCTTCGGAAGCTCAAATTATAGAGAGAAAAGCAAAAGAATTAGGTGCGTCGGACTTAGAAAATAAGACTGTTTATCTGGATGGATTTAACATTGTGATTCTACTGGAAAGTTTACTTTCAGGCGCATATATTTTTCAGGGTTTGGATGGCTGTTATCGTGATCTTTCAGGGGTTCATGGGACTTATAAAAGGGTTAATCAGACTTTGGAAGTTATTGAAATGATCGGATCTCTTTTTCAACAGCTGAGACTGGGAAAAATAATCTGGATCTTTGATCAACCCGTTTCTAACAGCGGAAGAATAAAACAAATGATCGAGGAGTTTGCACAGGGAAAGGCTTTGAATTGGGAAGTATATTTAGAATTCAATCCGGATCGGTTTTTAGTTGAAAACGCGGGGATTGTCGTGTCTTCAGATGCCTGGATTCTGGATAACTGTGGGCATTGGTTTAATCTTGCAGCATATTTAATTCAGAATGAAAATAGATCCGCAAATCTGATAAAGCTTTTTTAAAATGAATCTATTCGAACCTTATATTTCTTTTTTTTCTGAAGAATGGAAAGAAAAATATGCTCCTATTTTAGTGGATGAGCATTTGAGTGATTTAAGTAATACTATCAAACGGTTTAAAGATGGAATGAATGATTTTCAGCTGCCTCATTTCAATGAGGAAACTCTAATTCAAAGGTCTGAAAGTTTTAGTTTATTCATCGATATTCTTGACAGAAAAGCATCATCGGAAATGAAGACGATATCTCTCGAAAATCTTGCTTTTGAACATTGGCTGAATATTCTGGGACAGCGGATTACTTCTGCCAGTATCCGTGATGAATCGGCTATCCCGCCATTAAGATCGATTTTAATTGATAGTTGTGAAAAACTTTTTAATCAGGAAATCACTACTGCACAACGCGCCTGGGAAAAGCATGTCGGAAGAATGGATGACCAATTTTGGGGTGAAGTAAAAGGGAATAATAAGCAAAAACAAGCAATGGTAATGGAAAAAATAAACCATATTTTAGATAACCGAACATGGTGGAATGTCTTTTTTCATTACAAACATCAGCTTGTTTTTGAAATCCGTGAAAAAGAAGGGCATGGCATACGTTGGAGCCATGGAGGAACTCAACTCATCGGGTTTCTGGAACCTTTTATCAATGAATAATTATCGTCCCAGAAAGAGTTTGGCCTTCGTTTTTAAACGATACAGAAACTTCGTCTGGTAGACCAGCAAATCAAATATCTCCGTTGAATTGTTATACGTCTGAGGAACCTTCACTTTGTTGATGGACTTTAATGAGCGCCTGTTCATTGTATCAAAGATGACTTTGGCAAAAGATTCTTTAGCACTGTTTTTAGATTTGAACTGAGAAATCCCCTGAGAATGAAGCCTGTATTTATAAAGGTTTTCATCAACAAAGGCCGGATCTCCGTGATCGAGGATTTTCAGATAAAGATCCTGATCTACCGCATTACAAAGATCGGGGTTAATACCTGAAGTTTTGTCGTATACTTCCTTTTTGAAAGTAAAAAAATGAGCCAACTGAATAGGATAATTAAAAAAATATTTGTCGTTATAAACCGCTTTTGTTTTTGTAAATACTGTGTCACCCTCCAACTTATCATTACACATCGTCATCCGCGAATAGGTAGCAACAATCTTAGGGTGGCGATTGTAGGCTTCGACAGATTTTTCTAAAGCCTGAGGATAGAGGGCATCATCAGGATCCAGATACCCGCATATTTCACCTGTGGCAAAATCCATACAGTGTCCTTTCGTAAAACCACAGCCTCTGTTATCTTTATTTTCATAGAGTTTGAAGCGGTTATCGTCTTTAATGATATTACGGATGGTCTCCACAGAGTCATCAGTCGACGCATCATCGACGATAATCACCTCCCAATTGGGATAGGACTGGGAAATGATGGAATCGTAGCACTCTTTGAAGTACTTGCCGTTATTGTAATTAGCGATAAGAACTGAAAATTTTTTCACAGTGTGTATATATTTTAAAACGGGAAGGTTATTTTTTTACCTCTTCAACTTCCGATAAAATTAGAGTAAAAAAGGCTATAAACCGTTAAGTTATAATTAAATTTTTTAGTATCAGAGCGATTAGCTATATCTATTAAGCCTATCAAACTTACACAAAAATAAGAAATTTTGAAAAATGAAAGCGGAGGAGATTTAAAAAAAAATGACTTAGGAAGCCAAATATTCTTTAATTACGCAAATAGACTGCGCTGGGGTAAGATAAATTTGCCTGGTCAAAAAAAAAATGAGAAGTCGTATCTGCATCACGAAATATGGGCAGGCCGACCATCATTTATGTAAAAATTAAATTAAAAAATGAATACATTTATCGACATTGGGATTAATATAACCAATAAACAGTTTTATAATGATCAGGAGGAAATTATCAATCGCGCAGTGAATAACGGCGTGGAGCAGATTATCCTTACGGGAACCAGCGTCCGTGGAAGTAAAGAATCCGCAGAAATAGCAGAAGAATATCCGGAAATTCTGTATTCAACAGCAGGAATTCACCCTCACGACGCAAAATCGTTCAGCAATGAAGGCATGAATG
The sequence above is a segment of the Chryseobacterium sp. MYb264 genome. Coding sequences within it:
- a CDS encoding glycosyltransferase family 2 protein → MKKFSVLIANYNNGKYFKECYDSIISQSYPNWEVIIVDDASTDDSVETIRNIIKDDNRFKLYENKDNRGCGFTKGHCMDFATGEICGYLDPDDALYPQALEKSVEAYNRHPKIVATYSRMTMCNDKLEGDTVFTKTKAVYNDKYFFNYPIQLAHFFTFKKEVYDKTSGINPDLCNAVDQDLYLKILDHGDPAFVDENLYKYRLHSQGISQFKSKNSAKESFAKVIFDTMNRRSLKSINKVKVPQTYNNSTEIFDLLVYQTKFLYRLKTKAKLFLGR
- a CDS encoding UxaA family hydrolase, whose product is MQKKVLKVNPKDNVVVALVDLAQGETVTLGELTYEIIKDTKAKHKFAAVDFEDGDHIIMYGVIVGKANQSIKKGEVITTENVKHQSAKVEGKTATLGWTPPNVDKWKDRTFMGYHREDGQVGTENVWLFFPLVFCENKNIETLKNIFEKELLHDKASKHQLLLRSLLNGGETSDVAVEEEEDTRVFKNIDVRFITHQGGCGGIRQDAEALGRLFAGYVNNPNVAGATVLSLGCQNLQVQIFMDALHALAPNSKKPIVVYEQQKSGTIDEMLTGVIKDSYEGIKKANDIERKPAPITKLNIGLECGGSDGFSGISANPVLGEVSDIMAAVGGTTMLAEFPELCGVEQELVNRCIHDEDGVKFLKLMQDFEKSVVAAGSGFDMNPSPGNIKDGLITDAMKSAGAAKKGGAAPIVEVLDFTEYATKPGLNLLCTPGNDAECTTALVGSGATVVLFTTGLGTPMGNPISPVVKISSNTILSEKMSDIIDFNAGTVISGDKTIPEAADELLEYIIKVASGEVKTKADLLNQNDFIPWRRGVSL
- a CDS encoding DUF3060 domain-containing protein, with amino-acid sequence MKKMKTAGILAILFLGTETVFSQSRKTESIKGVEKTDNNKKIQVEGIGHKLTYTLNGGTVDVEGGDNTITIKGSAKKISVSGTGNTVYIDRVDNIEMEGGNNTIFYKTSGTKSGKPNTSLTGIGNKVAKQ
- a CDS encoding DUF434 domain-containing protein, with the protein product MNNRNRGKNTGDDDLFGSEKQIEKLKKAVRDVKYLLSHGYAEKASCDLAGNRYRLKTRQIQAFRGAAASEAQIIERKAKELGASDLENKTVYLDGFNIVILLESLLSGAYIFQGLDGCYRDLSGVHGTYKRVNQTLEVIEMIGSLFQQLRLGKIIWIFDQPVSNSGRIKQMIEEFAQGKALNWEVYLEFNPDRFLVENAGIVVSSDAWILDNCGHWFNLAAYLIQNENRSANLIKLF
- the xylA gene encoding xylose isomerase, whose amino-acid sequence is MAIITGNKEYFKGIGKIQFEGRESDNPLAFKFYDENKIVRGKTMKEYFKFATAYWHTFCATGGDPFGVGTQQFDWLTSSDVKQKATEKMDAAFEFFTKLGVPYYCFHDYDLIDEADNFIESTKRLEFITDYAKEKQAASGVKLLWGTSNCFSNPRFMNGAATNPSFDVLAYAGGQVKNALDATIKLNGENYVFWGGREGYMSLLNTDMKREQEHLAQFLHLSKDYARSQGFKGVFFLEPKPMEPTKHQYDFDAATCLNFLRQYDLLDDFKLNIEVNHATLAQHTFEHELQVAADNNVLGSIDANRGDYQNGWDTDQFPVDLYEMTQAMLVIIQAGGFQGGGVNFDAKIRRNSTDLEDIFIAHISGMDNFARAFLAADAILEKSKYTEIRTNRYSSFDSGKGKDFAEGKLSLTDLASHAEGLGEVGRESGKQEYLESLINQYL
- a CDS encoding LacI family DNA-binding transcriptional regulator — its product is MIKKSATIYDISKKLNVSVATVSRALNDHPRISQATKDLVKKTAKEMNYKQNNLAKALKSGETKNVGIIVPFVNTNFFSSVIRGIEEELSPFGYHVIICQSHEDVNIEKKHLNTLLNAQVDGIFMSVSKTTIDTEHIQNILDTTNTPIIFFDRKKDISGISTVVIDDYRGGYIATEHLIKEGYKNICHFAGDLNLEIYQNRLNGYKQALVDHHLPVKEENILPTGSSIDAGIDAIKKLWDKKSVPDAIFSSSDFTALGACQELKKRHIRVPEEVAVIGFSNEPFTQFMELPISSVDQTPVTMGKMAGQVFLERVKENSSGISIEKKVVLEPQIYIRKSSKKGQL
- a CDS encoding retropepsin-like aspartic protease; the protein is MKKTLYLFAVAASGFLFSQKTPITLLPSGHIVAKATIEGKEGNFIFDTGGGINLFFDSFAKDLKQKTTYNFLTAYRATGERMDIPVFQSSEVSFAGKKFANIPYSTFDMKLNGIDGLISLPMFSETDFIIDFDKKEINLTDLSKEKNTKVFDIQITTNADKSLDIFTYIMLNDQYKIQVLLDSRAGNDSFWISDKFIKTLNIDKEKLQVLEKKSEFDEKVVTKFFKGSLSSISNKYVTLKDPKVMFVEGLIYEGKTSINWFGKKNRHQP
- the xylE gene encoding D-xylose transporter XylE, which produces MQIIDSGPQYSSGAKAEINMTYVTVLTLVATLGGLLFGYDTAVISGAEKSIQEYLIIPLGLSSLAHGATISSALIGCIIGGAVSGYFSSKLGRKKSLMLAAFLFFISALGAAYPEFLFFKHGEHSIGVLLAFNFYRIIGGIGVGLASAVCPMYIGEIAPAEVRGRLVSLNQFAIIFGMLVVYFVNWGIADGKSVEWINDIGWRYMFLSLTIPAALFGILLFFVPETPRYLTLIKKDDEALKILTKINGQLRGHQIFNEIKGTVAEHKSEIFAFGKTVIIIGILLSVFQQFVGINVALYYAPRIFESMGVHKDASMLQTVVMGLVNVVFTVVAIFTVDKWGRKPLLIVGSIGMAIGMFAIAIFSYLHIIGIATLVFIIVYTASFMMSWGPICWVLISELFPNKIRGGAIAIAVAAQWAANYLISSTYPFMMEFSGAFTYGFYGVMSVLSLLFVWKMVPETKGKSLEEIETLWKK